The following is a genomic window from Ictalurus furcatus strain D&B chromosome 14, Billie_1.0, whole genome shotgun sequence.
CGCCCTCCTCCTGTGTCACTCGACCCGAGAGTTAAGCTGCCGATGGTTAATAAATACCGGAGATGGAAATGTCGAAAACCTCATCTTACTTAACGTACTGTCTGTTTAATAACGCGATTTGAAATTCCGACACGTTTTCAACCACCGGGCGTGGTTCAAAGTCAAAATCTTCTATAAAGAAATACTCTGGTGCCTTCTAAGATTCAGAAGTACAGACGTCTATCGTTCAGTCCTGCCTTTTGAGCAGTGAGGTTACTGCTGTGAAACCGCTTCTCAAATAGGTTTTCAGTGTGTCGTAGTAAATTCATCCTTcattcaaaaaacaaacaaacaaacaaacaaacaggtacTAAACCGGTGGATTTTCTGGTTCCTTCTGTGAACGTAGTGTACCTCTACAATGTGAAATTCTTGTACCTTGAGGAACACAAATGTACCTGTATAGTACCTTCTTTTCTTGACAGTGTCTTGTTCGACTACCAGAACCTCAGGTGAAAGACTAAAGATAAGAACTTTGTTCATTAGTAAAATCTAtgcatgtttttataaaaaaaaaaaaagaagatgttGACTAATATAGTACAGTCAAAATGACATTGTAACTAGTACGATCGAAGCGGAGTAGTAAAGCTTGAATTGACGACGTTCACATATATTTCGATTATTTAGTGCTTTTCAATATACAAATCAGTAGGAacgtgttggtttttttttttttggcaaaggTAAAAAGAGAAGTCTGATACTAGGGTACTTGATATTAGGGTGAGTTACGAGAGTTTGGGGTTTTGGTTGCGAGTTGTTAAATACTGTGCACTGAGACGTTGTGTTGTTAAATACTGTGCACTGAGACGTTGTGTTGTTAAATACTGTGCACTGAGATCAGTCTCGCGATCAGTGTCTGAAAGACCAGGATTGGAAAAGCAGAacgtaatatatataaaaaaaacaaagcatatCATGGCAACAGAAGTATAAGATAAAGCACCATCTTTGTGGCCTAACAGCATACTGTACAGAGTTCAGCACATTCTCTCAGAATGGTATGTAAGTTCTTTGCTCTGAGCTGGAAGAAGAGCAGGGTTTGTCGATTTTTGTTTGTGGTTGTAACAACGTGAACAggaacagcgagggactggacAGCAGCAAAGCGACGCTACAGACGCGTCCTGTCACTCGCCTGTCACTCACGGTCTGCCTCTTAGTGACCATCGCCCTGACCGGTAGCATTGTGGACCCAGTCCAGGATGATCAGACTCATGCAGCCGAACATGACAAAGATTCCGCCGGCCAGGAACAGGATCGCCTGTAGGACACACGGAAGTTCATGACTTACGAGAAATACGAGTTTGAACCAGCTTGTTGGCTGTCCATGCTTGACCTTCCCACTTCGAACACAATCACAGTTCAATGACTCCAAGACTTTCTTACCCCAATCTTCTGCACAGACTTCAAGGGTTCCTTCTTCACCAGCTTGATGTAGAAAGCAGACGGCAGGATGAAGATCAACATGGCAGCAGCAGAAGCACCTTAAAAAtgcgaaaataaataaataaatcaatcaatcaatcttaACCGTGACACTTGTCGACTATTTTTATTGTTgactgaattctgattggtttttGTCCTTTAAGCCGTCACTAGGCAGTCGTGTCGTGAATGTTGACCTACCAATGAATCCAAAGATATCCCTAATGGTGGGGACGAAGATGACGAGTACGTTGACCCCGATCAACAAAGTCACCGTGATGATGGTGTGACGGATCCAGCTGAACTCTTTAGACGCGCCTAACAGCTGATTCACCGAGGTACGGATCTGAAACggcagacagaaaaaaaagacatttcttcattttccGATCTCTACCTCGGAGTCTCGTGAGTTCGTGCTACTGAGATTTCTATCTTGATGAAAGCTACGTCGTCGAATTCGATCGCGAAACTCACGGGGAAGAGGACGACGGGGACCGTAAGCGTGACGGCGGTCAGCACAGCCAGACGTACAATCAGCAACACCACGTCGAATTTGAACAACCTCGAGTACGTGTGTAAAAGCTCAGGCTCGACCATATctaagaataaaacacaaaaacaggttGCAGTTTTAGATGATTATAATGAGGGGAAAATAAACGATAAAAAATAGttccttgttttattttaacaagGGGAAAATAGCGTCCTTGACTGTTTAACGTTTCCAAACAGCCCAAAGAACATCAGCAAACACATGGGTGTTGTTTTTCCTGCCATGACAAACAGCACAGAGGCCAGATGTCAGGGCCTGCGTCTTTCTCAAACCTTACGTAAGAATTACTGGAACTGGGGTGGGGTTGGTATTAACTTACAATCCATTTTAATGCGTGTCAGTATTTGTAACATGTACCAGCGCTGCAGGATTTATCAAAGCCGTTTTATTCTCAGACCGAGAGAATGTGCCGGACTTACCGTGGAAGGTCAGGTAGCCGAACAGAGCAGCGAGGAAATACATGATGAACATGGACAGGAAAGACACATTAGCCACTCCCTGCATCCTTTTCCTAGAACGACtgtgggggaaagaaaaaaaaaaaaaagatcagaccTGATGAGATTATGCTGAAGCTGTAACCGTGTATCTCAGTGCATCGTCTGACTGGACTTTAAAAACGCCGAAGCTTCACACTTACTCTTTGAGCTCCTCGTACATTGGCAAAATGGCCGGGTGGCACACGAAGGCAAAGGAGAGAATAGGCACGGCGTACACGGTCTGAAGAGAGGAGGTacggggggggggaagaaaaaaaaaaacgaattatAGTCGATCACATTGAACGCACTCACACGAAACCCCTGAGGCATATCTTCTGTATGTACTCCGTACCTGTGAGTTGAAGACAAAATATTTAGGTTTGCAAGAATCCTCGCTATAGTCGGTGATCGTGGCGTTGAGCTGTGCAAGCGTGCCGTTTACTGTCATGTTGAAGAAGTCGTTGGATAGAGGGCAGGGGATCTGGAACTTCTTGTAGATCACCTGAAGAACAAAGCCAGGTGTTGATCTTGCTCTCATGAGTGGaaacatggcaaaaaaaaaaccacacgaaacaaaacccaacaattataagaatcattttaagaATACAAATCGCATTTGCTTACCACAATCAGGAAGAAGACCATGCACAACAACGAGAACCCACTTGTGTAGCCAAGGTAGCCTGTGAGAGGTAAAGATGAAATACCCAATTAGTTTCTTTCTGTCTGGTTTAACCCAGCTCTGGACGAAccttttcagtctggttttttttctttttaaagacaCTCACCCAGATTTTTAAGTAGTGAAAGTGGCAAAATGACGATAAGAGTAACAAGCAACACCAGGTAGTCTCCGTTACTGTACCAcaccctaaaacaaacaaacaaacaaacaacaagatttaacattaacactgaTGGAGGATTTTAGAAATCAGTACAAACCTCATTACAATAACAcatgaattcattattattattattattattattattattattacccagGATGAACCCTACTTCTACTCTGCAAGCTGAATATTATTTTTCCCAAGATAACATCCATGCATTAGGTCATTGTAAGCTACGGCTCTGTGTGGTACGAGACTGTCTAAAAAGACCCCTTTGATCGGCACTTGAAACACATCTCGTCCTGACCGAGACTACAATGAAACACTTCACCGCTCAGAAGACACTTAGAcaagcagacaaacaaaaaaaaacaacctatcaCTAAACATGCAAGTATGAAGAAAACTCAAGGAATATGggtgaataaaatgtgaaaatagtgAATCTTACTCTTCATTCCCTATAAACGCTTTGATGACTATCGGCAATTCGTACTTCACGATGTAGAGGTAGCTGGACATGGCTGGAGTAGAAAGAGAGGAGATGTTAGAACATATTTACCTCCTTAACGTGATGTACAAACATACTGTGTGTTATTTAAACAGGCAAAAATGCTTCTTGAGACGTGTAATGTAAACGTGTCGTTACGTGATGTCACAAAAGCTGTTCGAGTGACGAGTCCTGCAAATTACCTCCAAAGTTCTGCATGGTGATGGAGCACGATGCCGCAAGCTTGCCTGGCAAGCCGAAAGCCTTTTGGCCCAACTGCTCGTAGACCATAGAACCTGGCGTAGGAATACGATACACAGTCAGTACCTGTGGGTTAGAACTCTTAATAAATACTGCTTAGAGGAATTGGTCCTAACCTCCTTCATTGGCGGTCTTGAGCAGCAGATGTACAGAGTAGAGGGAAAATATGGACACCGCTATCAGCAGGATGCTACGGAACAGAAACCAGAGAAACAAAGTATAAATTATAACGCACACTCATACGACCGCTCTCACGGTCCGTATTCTTCCGCAAAGCAGGTTATATCAGTTAAAATTCAACCTGTTCGACGTTTCAGGAAGTTTGATAAAGACACGGGAGGGGTTAATGCTGTGTGTTTACGCGATAATCATAATAGATAAAGGTGACATTACGAGCTGCATCCTGAAAAACCAGTCGCACAACTGCAGGTCTGTCCGATCTGATCACGTTTCCCTAGGATTTTAGTACGAGCTGCATCTAATATGGACCAGACACTCGGGATTCGATTCGATATGTCTACACGACCTTCGTAAGCTTCCGTACAGGCTCTGatcctgtatttatatttaaaacagaTATCGGATCTGATCTTAAGATTGGGATACAGTATACAGTCCGCACTCGTGTAACCTGTGAACTATAGCTAGAGTTAAACTCtagtaaaaacaaacaggatGCGGAAACATAGCATACAAATGATCTGACACACTGTTTATACACCTGGCAACCCGCCTGCAGAAGTATTAACGTGCTTGCTAAGAGGCTTAGCCTGCCTGTGTAATACTggcccattcacacactctcctacacacacttgAACAAATCGTGTCTGTTTGTCAACACGTATTAAGTACGGCGGAACCTGGAGTGCTGATTATCCCCTGGAACTAGGGCGAACCTCAGGCCGAATTAACATGAGATAGTGTAGAAAGATgataattatttattgtttataataCCTAAAAATATTCCGTGTGTTCTTTTGATTCGGAACTGATTTGATCGGTGATGCTTTATAGCCGTGAGCCTCTGGTCCATGCTTGAGGATTATAATCTAACACCATGAGCACCACCGATAACGAGTGATACTCACACAAACAGGGCGATGCCCGTGTTGGCCATGGCGTACGATAAGCCGAGTATCCCGCTGCCCATGATGGCGTTGCCCAGGTTGAACACGGACATCCCAAACGAAGCCGTGCCAGGGTGCTagaagaagaacagaagaaggCACAGGTGAAACACCTCCCAGGATGCACTAGCAGGTCTGCACTTGCATTCCTCACTCTACCCCACGCACCTTCCCTTATTAGTTTCACTGAATCATTCATGCTTCATGACTCACTGATATTATATGCTTTAAAGGAAATGACTGAACAATAAGGCGGGgtataaaaaaatatccaaaacaTGTTTCAAATTTCTTACACTACacggtcaaaagtatgtggacacctgaccatcagttGATGGATTTATTCCCTCTATTTGGTGTTCTAAtgtgctccactcttctgggaaaggaTTTTCAACAGGATTTTGGAGCgttgctgtggggatttgtgttcattcaagcGACAAGGAATGAACATTTCACAGTTCATTCAGGGCTCTGACGAGTTCTTCTAGTCCGACCATAACACACCACGTCTTGGCgcgtcgtcatgctggaaccgGTTTGGACCCGGTCCATaatttccagtgaagggaaatttaatgctacagcatacaaaaacattctatacaactgtgtgtagGGGAACCGTTCGGAGAAGGAACACACTTGGGCGTGACGGTCAGGtctccacaaacgtttggcctTATACTGTATCTCAGGgatcaccaaccctgttcctggagatctaccttcctgaagactttagctccaacaataatggtgcccacctgaccctctaatcactgccttaagaagttctcgATCAGCTGtttgattttggttggagatgaaacctgcaggaaggtagatctcaaggaagaaggTTGGTGACCAGTGGTGTATCTAATAACGGCACTTACATATTCAACGTCATATTTCTTCTTTCCTTGGGTGTAACTCGGGAGGAAGTTCTGACTTTCGGCGTCGACGTCACCGTATTGACTGCAAAAAGACacgcgtatatatatataaaattttattccGCATAATAACATGTGAACTTTCTATGTGAGTAACAGCAGGTAGTACAGGCGGTACCTGGTCAACGGCACTTTCTTGGTGGGACCGTTCGAGTACTCGATGCTGTTGGAACTGGTGCTGCTTGTGTCGTCATCTGGTGAAATGTTAAAGTGGCTCATCTCTGCTTTTCCAGGCGTAATGTTCAttctgcagcacacacacacacacacagtgctttagAACGAGCATATCCACAGCAGTGGCTTTCTGATAGGCCTGACCACGTGACTGCCGAGCAGAAAGAGGAGGGGTTCGAGAGGGAGGGGGGATGCGCGCGCGCCAGCAGTGGAAATTTCCAACGGCACCTTCAGCCCGTCTGGATATAAAGACCGGCGTGTTCCCTAAACACCGCCATGAGTCACAACACAACACCCTGCGccaatgtaaaaaaatgtatgtcatgtgtgtgtgcatatttatgtatatatgtacagttctatataatatataatatataatatataatagagagagagagttaggaATGAATTTTAACCGTCATTActatttaacacatttacaaGAATCAGGGTACACAACGGAAATACTTATTGAAAGAAATAAGCTTATTTATAGGGCATAAGAATTAAAGGAAACAAAGCCACGTGCATCcgttttctcttcttcttctttccattTTCCTTTACACCGTCGTCCAGCCCTCATCCCCACCCACTATGATCAAACTCAGAAACCAGACATCTCACATGGACTCTCATAGCCTACACTGATCACATTCACTCCTTTTTTTCCATCGTCTGCTCTTTGTCTTTATTTGtgtacttgtttatttatttaccgcGCAGATGTAATCCTTCAGTCCATGTGACTGCGGTTTTATATCATTGTTATTATATAATCCTCAGAATGCGGCTCATTCGTTTTACATTTGAAGGACAATGAAAATTAtgaagttttaaaataaattatatatatatatatatatatatatatatatatatataatatatatatatatatatatatatatatatatatatatatatcaagaattacaatattttcttatttcctctttttacacacaataaatatatttagaaataGGACTAGAAGCAGGTATTAATAAAGGtagcaaataataaataattaaataaataatcttacCTTTTTGAAACcgggtttacaaaaaaaaataaataagaaaaagaagaagaaaaatccttTCTTTGGTTTGCTCTGTCGCGCGCGCGTATTACACcacttcctcttttctttttttggctaCAAAATTCTCTTGATTGATGACGAACAGGATAAAGCAGAATAAcggaataaatataaatattaaaaaaaaacaaaaacacagctaaGGATACAACTATATAGATGCACAGATAGCCTGGTGAATGTTAAAATACTGGAATAAACACTAAAAGCGGTTTGAGTATAATAGCGCTGGAGATGTATTTCCCACAGATGCGAGTCCTCGAATAAGAAACGACGCCGGGTGGTGAGCTTATATGGGCTGAATTGCATCAGCTTccgcacactctcacactcacacacacactcgcacacactcacacggtCTGAGTCTGAAAGAGAGAGGCGCGGCATAATGACGTTGCTTTGTATACAAACAGTGGGGTGGAGATGGAGAGCAGTAGGTTGAAAATGGTGTCGCAGAGCCTACAGGCAAACCCCCATGATCCACTGACTCTTCCTAACTCTATATCCAGATTAAATATGGATAGGtttcaccaccatcatcatcatcatcttcatcatcatcatcaccatcatcatcatcatcatcaccatcatcatcatcaccatcaccaccaccataatcatcatcatcatcatcatcatcaccaccaccatcaccaccaccatcatcatcaccaccaccatcatcaccaccaccaccatcaccaccaccatcatcatcaccaccatcatcatcatcattatcgtcatcatcatcaccaccatcaccaccatcatcatcatcatcatcaccaccatcatcatcatcatcatcaccatcatcaccatcatcaccaccaccatcatcatcatcatcaccaccaccatcatcatcatcatcaccaccaccaccatcatcatcatcatcatcatcatcaccaccaccaccatcaccaccaccatcatcatcatcaccaccatcatcatcatcatcatcattatcgtcatcatcatcatcatcaccaccatcatcatcatcatcatcaccaccatcatcatcaccaccaccatcatcatcatcaccaccatcatcatcatcatcatcattatcgtcatcatcatcaccaccaccaccatcatcatcatcatcgtcatcatcaccaccatcaccatcatcaccaccatcatcatcatcatcatcaccatcatcatcatcatcatcatcaccatcatcatcaccatcaccatcatcaccatcatcatcatcatcaccaccaacatcaccatcatcaccatcatcatcatcatcatcatcatcaccaccaacatcaccatcatcatcaccatcaccaccatcaccatcatcatcaccatcatcatcatcatcatcatcaccatcatcatcatcaccatcaccatcatcaccatcatcatcatcatcaccaccaacatcaccatcatcaccatcatcatcatcatcaccaccaacatcaccatcatcatcaccatcaccaccatcaccatcatcatcatcatcatcatcaccatcatcatcatcatcatcatcatcaccatcatcatcatcaccatcatcaccatcatcaccatcatcatcatcatcaccaccaacatcaccatcatcatcaccatcatcatcaccaccatcaccatcatcaccat
Proteins encoded in this region:
- the slc38a2 gene encoding sodium-coupled neutral amino acid symporter 2; amino-acid sequence: MNITPGKAEMSHFNISPDDDTSSTSSNSIEYSNGPTKKVPLTSQYGDVDAESQNFLPSYTQGKKKYDVEYHPGTASFGMSVFNLGNAIMGSGILGLSYAMANTGIALFVILLIAVSIFSLYSVHLLLKTANEGGSMVYEQLGQKAFGLPGKLAASCSITMQNFGAMSSYLYIVKYELPIVIKAFIGNEEVWYSNGDYLVLLVTLIVILPLSLLKNLGYLGYTSGFSLLCMVFFLIVVIYKKFQIPCPLSNDFFNMTVNGTLAQLNATITDYSEDSCKPKYFVFNSQTVYAVPILSFAFVCHPAILPMYEELKDRSRKRMQGVANVSFLSMFIMYFLAALFGYLTFHDMVEPELLHTYSRLFKFDVVLLIVRLAVLTAVTLTVPVVLFPIRTSVNQLLGASKEFSWIRHTIITVTLLIGVNVLVIFVPTIRDIFGFIGASAAAMLIFILPSAFYIKLVKKEPLKSVQKIGAILFLAGGIFVMFGCMSLIILDWVHNATGQGDGH